One window from the genome of Coleofasciculus chthonoplastes PCC 7420 encodes:
- a CDS encoding PhoX family protein encodes MALKRRDFLLFLGASAGTVALGSCSSPAQNGSGSLTQINPNPDTLSFKPVKGPLPLESDRVPSTKQIEAYSRYEVVDDLVLPEGFTYDVIGAWGDKVGDSRFGYNNDYLSFIETGQNEGYLTINFEYISGGTWMQTYAQVIGESLPFEEVKAVAAKSEGKINAFALPDNDPLKAKIRQISLEGLIDQGLGVISISKTADGTWTRTYSTADRRITGISGYEDDRYLKATGPAVAVFQKAQGQGYQDGLGDRIIGTFQNCAGGTTPWGTVLSAEENFQDQVPEPVYADGTSFDPAALPFVINDYFVDGRGNVFGLAGNKYGWMVEVDPADANDYGTKHSWLGRFRHEAVAFKVVSGKPLAVYSGCDRRGGHLYKFVSKDTVSDPTDKTNSRLMAEGMLYAAVFEPDGTGRWIALTPTTPVNPVLPSTVEGSLVPLPKRPQGGIVEVTTDAEAVAFKQQFATLGDLYAGNDLEKQGAILIDAHFAANAAGATPTARPEDTDMAADGSLYIAFTSGSPGGDGGPDKRVFKGPQGETPWEYGWILRLVENQDDPAAMTFRWDSFAMGGEPAEGGAGFSNPDNLEFDKNGNVWMVTDISTSKHNQPVTSRVNDQGESISQTDIQGIFGNNSIWCMPTSGTMAGNAYLFGIGPMECETTGPFFSPDQKTLFLAIQHPGEKYGIRKDNQTETRKFVIKTLNGQQFLQERYVPLGSNWPHQGTTEPPKPAVVAIRRLDNQPITMA; translated from the coding sequence ATGGCTCTCAAACGTCGTGATTTTCTGCTATTTCTGGGAGCTAGTGCAGGAACAGTAGCGCTGGGGTCTTGTAGTTCTCCGGCTCAGAATGGTTCTGGTTCATTAACCCAAATTAACCCGAATCCAGATACTCTGAGTTTTAAACCCGTCAAAGGTCCCCTACCGTTAGAAAGCGATCGCGTGCCATCAACGAAACAAATCGAAGCCTACAGCCGTTATGAAGTGGTGGATGATTTAGTATTACCCGAAGGTTTTACCTACGATGTGATCGGCGCTTGGGGAGACAAGGTGGGGGATTCTCGCTTTGGCTATAACAATGATTATTTATCGTTTATCGAAACAGGTCAGAATGAAGGATACCTGACCATTAATTTTGAATATATTAGCGGTGGCACTTGGATGCAAACTTATGCTCAAGTCATCGGTGAATCATTACCATTTGAGGAGGTTAAAGCGGTTGCGGCAAAGAGTGAGGGTAAGATTAATGCCTTTGCTTTGCCCGATAATGATCCTTTAAAAGCTAAAATTAGACAGATTTCTTTAGAAGGGTTGATTGATCAGGGCTTGGGGGTGATTTCAATTAGCAAGACTGCCGATGGGACATGGACGCGAACCTATTCTACCGCTGATCGCCGAATTACTGGCATCTCTGGCTATGAAGACGATCGCTATCTCAAAGCAACGGGTCCGGCTGTGGCGGTTTTCCAGAAGGCTCAAGGACAAGGATACCAGGATGGCTTAGGCGATCGCATTATTGGAACATTCCAAAATTGTGCTGGCGGAACCACGCCTTGGGGAACGGTACTGAGTGCAGAGGAAAATTTTCAAGACCAAGTACCAGAACCCGTTTACGCTGATGGTACGTCCTTTGACCCCGCCGCGCTTCCCTTTGTGATTAACGATTACTTTGTCGATGGACGAGGTAATGTTTTTGGCTTAGCTGGGAATAAATATGGGTGGATGGTGGAAGTTGATCCGGCTGATGCCAATGATTATGGGACAAAACACAGTTGGCTGGGTCGATTTCGTCATGAAGCCGTGGCGTTTAAGGTTGTATCCGGGAAACCCTTAGCGGTATATTCGGGATGCGATCGCCGAGGGGGTCATCTGTATAAGTTTGTCAGTAAAGACACCGTTAGTGATCCAACCGATAAAACCAATTCCCGTTTAATGGCAGAGGGAATGCTGTACGCGGCGGTATTTGAACCGGATGGGACAGGACGTTGGATCGCATTAACACCCACTACCCCTGTTAACCCCGTGTTACCCAGTACCGTTGAAGGCAGCTTAGTCCCCTTACCCAAACGTCCCCAGGGAGGCATTGTTGAGGTGACAACCGATGCAGAAGCCGTAGCGTTTAAGCAACAGTTTGCCACACTAGGAGATCTCTACGCAGGGAATGACCTCGAAAAACAGGGAGCGATTTTAATCGACGCCCATTTTGCCGCCAATGCTGCTGGTGCAACTCCCACCGCCCGTCCTGAAGATACAGATATGGCGGCGGATGGTTCCCTGTATATCGCCTTTACCTCTGGTAGTCCAGGGGGAGATGGCGGACCCGACAAGCGCGTCTTTAAAGGACCCCAGGGAGAAACACCCTGGGAATATGGCTGGATTCTGCGTCTAGTAGAAAACCAAGATGATCCCGCCGCGATGACATTTCGGTGGGATTCCTTTGCCATGGGAGGCGAACCCGCTGAAGGGGGTGCCGGATTTTCTAATCCCGATAATCTAGAATTTGACAAAAATGGCAATGTGTGGATGGTGACGGATATATCTACCTCCAAACACAATCAGCCCGTAACCAGTCGGGTCAATGACCAAGGTGAATCCATAAGTCAAACTGATATCCAGGGAATTTTTGGCAACAATTCAATCTGGTGTATGCCTACCTCTGGAACAATGGCGGGTAATGCTTATTTATTTGGCATTGGACCGATGGAGTGTGAAACCACCGGACCCTTTTTTAGTCCCGATCAAAAAACCCTATTCCTCGCCATACAACATCCAGGAGAAAAATACGGTATCCGCAAGGATAACCAGACTGAGACTCGTAAGTTTGTGATAAAAACCCTCAATGGGCAACAATTTCTGCAAGAACGTTATGTTCCTTTAGGGTCTAACTGGCCCCATCAAGGTACAACCGAGCCACCCAAGCCAGCCGTCGTCGCAATTCGGCGATTAGATAACCAACCAATTACTATGGCATAA
- a CDS encoding DUF1815 family protein: MFIRLAEQHRQFVRDLVMNLQALAIVLENRGYLASCYTCGNQMNSASFMVSLGDSHLIRFLVSDYGITWTEMRDDRELMKLEGAEAISQLQDLADLVKYQIQPSAEVRYTPARSPVNSERESIEMIG, translated from the coding sequence GTGTTCATAAGACTTGCAGAGCAACATCGTCAATTTGTACGAGATTTAGTCATGAATCTTCAGGCTTTGGCGATCGTGCTAGAAAACCGAGGCTACTTGGCATCATGCTATACCTGCGGCAATCAAATGAATAGTGCCTCATTCATGGTTAGTCTGGGCGATAGTCACCTGATTCGTTTTTTGGTCTCCGATTACGGGATTACTTGGACGGAAATGCGCGACGATCGCGAACTGATGAAGCTAGAAGGGGCAGAAGCGATTAGCCAACTTCAGGACTTAGCGGATCTGGTCAAATACCAAATTCAACCGTCTGCTGAGGTTCGTTACACTCCAGCGCGATCGCCTGTTAACTCTGAGCGCGAATCGATTGAAATGATTGGTTGA
- a CDS encoding iron uptake porin has translation MKSTLVWKTLQLSSALLGLSLFVANNADAEIPNPTASTRESTAELNRQLSETPVKINPLQIASDVSPGLSPTNTNSNRELLEQIQRYSSENGVESLDQVTSVGQLRDVSPGDWAYEALRSLVERYGCIAGYPDGTYRGNRALTRYEFAAGLNACLNQIERLIGTGGFDETELETLRRLIQEFEAELATLGARVDNLEGRVAFLEDNQFSTTTKLKGEVIFNLASAFGDEKADSDEDVDDNLTFSNRTRLNFDTSFMGEDRLRVRLQAGNTPEFDEATGTEMSRQGFESFTGEDGNDVEINDLYYRFPLGDKIRLLVGANGFDFNDIAEIHNPILESSGTGALNRFNRRNPFVFRNNAEQGVGANIQFSDSLSLDLGYLTGESNSPLDKDGVFDGDFTAISQLNLALGEKLDLGFAFGYSYYPGEDVNLSGSTGSPLAKEPFGEIATSALRFGIQGSWRVAPKINIAGWGGYINAEAEAGDREGDNAELWTWMGNVSFLDLGKEGAAFSVAAGIPPKLTDVDGGLDDDDTSFLIEAQYQYPLTDNILITPGAYVILNPNHDDGNDDIWVGTIRTTFSF, from the coding sequence ATGAAATCAACGCTCGTGTGGAAAACACTGCAACTCAGTTCCGCCCTACTTGGACTCTCCCTATTTGTTGCTAACAATGCTGATGCAGAGATTCCTAATCCAACAGCAAGCACTCGCGAATCTACAGCAGAACTCAACCGCCAGTTATCTGAAACTCCAGTAAAGATTAATCCTCTACAAATTGCTTCTGATGTCAGCCCAGGCTTAAGTCCGACCAATACTAATTCTAATCGGGAACTATTAGAACAAATTCAACGTTACAGTAGTGAAAATGGAGTTGAATCCCTTGACCAAGTAACCAGCGTGGGTCAACTGCGAGATGTGTCTCCAGGGGATTGGGCGTATGAAGCGCTGCGAAGCTTAGTTGAGCGCTACGGTTGTATTGCTGGGTATCCGGATGGCACCTATCGCGGTAATCGCGCCCTGACTCGTTACGAATTTGCGGCGGGTTTAAATGCCTGTTTAAACCAAATTGAGCGTTTGATTGGCACGGGTGGTTTTGACGAGACGGAGTTAGAAACCCTGCGGCGGTTAATTCAGGAATTTGAAGCGGAATTAGCAACCTTAGGCGCACGGGTAGATAACCTGGAAGGGCGCGTGGCGTTTTTGGAAGACAATCAGTTTTCTACTACCACTAAACTGAAAGGGGAAGTTATTTTTAACCTGGCGAGTGCCTTTGGGGATGAAAAAGCGGATAGCGATGAAGATGTTGATGACAATCTTACCTTTAGTAATCGGACTCGTTTAAACTTTGATACCAGCTTTATGGGCGAAGATCGCTTAAGAGTTCGCTTACAAGCCGGAAATACGCCTGAGTTTGATGAAGCGACAGGAACAGAAATGTCTCGTCAAGGGTTTGAATCATTTACTGGTGAAGATGGTAATGATGTGGAAATCAATGACTTATACTACCGTTTCCCTTTGGGCGATAAAATCCGGCTTTTGGTCGGTGCTAATGGCTTTGATTTCAATGACATCGCAGAAATCCACAACCCTATTCTTGAAAGTAGTGGTACGGGTGCTTTAAATCGGTTCAATCGTCGCAATCCTTTTGTCTTTCGGAATAATGCTGAACAAGGCGTGGGTGCCAATATTCAGTTTAGCGATTCCCTGAGTTTAGATCTGGGTTATTTAACCGGTGAAAGTAACAGTCCACTTGATAAGGATGGCGTATTCGATGGAGACTTCACCGCTATTTCTCAGTTGAATCTCGCCCTGGGAGAAAAACTAGATTTAGGGTTTGCCTTTGGCTATTCCTACTATCCGGGAGAAGATGTCAATTTGTCAGGTAGTACAGGTAGTCCACTGGCAAAAGAACCATTTGGCGAAATTGCCACTTCTGCTCTACGTTTCGGCATTCAAGGTAGCTGGCGGGTGGCTCCGAAGATCAACATTGCTGGTTGGGGTGGTTACATCAATGCAGAAGCTGAAGCGGGTGACCGAGAAGGGGATAACGCTGAGTTATGGACTTGGATGGGGAATGTCTCTTTCCTTGACTTAGGTAAAGAGGGTGCTGCTTTTTCAGTTGCTGCAGGTATACCGCCTAAACTTACTGATGTCGATGGTGGTCTTGATGATGATGATACCTCTTTCTTAATTGAGGCACAGTATCAATATCCGCTTACGGATAATATCCTGATTACACCGGGAGCTTATGTGATTTTGAATCCCAATCATGATGATGGAAATGATGATATTTGGGTAGGCACAATCCGGACGACGTTTAGTTTCTAA
- the phoU gene encoding phosphate signaling complex protein PhoU yields MSLSSANRPCDRNHFKRALNRLEQDVLRMGALVENSFRLGHQALFYQNLEAIQEITSVEKRIDRYYRHIEIECASLLTLQSPVAQDLRLVSAFMQLIRDLERIGDYAEDLTEISVKLFAYPPHPCMSQIEEMSHHAQAMLASSLASLADLDATAGQAVKVLDDKVDNAYDQLYQTLAFQRDIPGVVEPIVLLVLAIRHIERMADHATNIGQRVTYIVTGHRS; encoded by the coding sequence GTGAGTCTATCTTCTGCAAACCGCCCTTGCGATCGCAATCACTTTAAACGCGCCCTTAACCGCTTAGAGCAGGATGTACTGCGGATGGGCGCATTGGTGGAAAATTCATTCCGCCTCGGTCATCAAGCTCTATTTTACCAAAATCTGGAGGCAATCCAGGAAATTACCTCAGTTGAGAAACGAATTGATCGCTACTACCGCCATATAGAAATAGAGTGTGCCTCTCTGCTCACACTTCAATCGCCAGTGGCACAAGATCTACGTCTGGTTAGTGCATTTATGCAGTTAATCCGGGATTTGGAACGTATTGGTGATTATGCTGAGGATTTAACAGAAATTTCGGTAAAATTATTCGCTTACCCACCTCATCCTTGTATGTCCCAAATTGAAGAGATGTCCCACCATGCCCAAGCGATGCTAGCGTCGAGTTTAGCCTCATTAGCGGACTTAGATGCGACGGCTGGACAAGCGGTTAAAGTATTAGATGATAAGGTCGATAATGCTTACGATCAGCTATATCAAACGTTAGCCTTTCAGCGAGATATTCCAGGCGTAGTTGAGCCAATTGTACTCTTGGTCTTGGCGATTCGTCATATCGAACGCATGGCTGATCATGCGACCAACATCGGTCAACGGGTAACTTATATTGTTACAGGTCATCGTTCCTAG
- the pdhA gene encoding pyruvate dehydrogenase (acetyl-transferring) E1 component subunit alpha — protein sequence MVQERTLPKFQVQDGQITRDEGLLLYEDMVLGRLFEDKCAEMYYRGKMFGFVHLYNGQEAVSTGVIRAMRRDYDYVCSTYRDHVHALSAGVPPREVMAELFGKATGCSKGRGGSMHLFSEPHHLLGGFAFVAEGIPVATGAAFTSKYHRDGLGDPNADQVTACFFGDGACNNGQFFECLNMAALWKLPIIYVVENNKWAIGMAHERATSQPEIYKKASVFGMPGIEVDGMDVLAVHSVAQEAVARARAGEGPTLIEALTYRFRGHSLADPDELRTSEEKDFWMTRDPIKKLTAYLTEQNLADEEELKAIDKRIQEVLNDAVQFAQTSPEPDKSELHRYIFAED from the coding sequence ATGGTTCAGGAACGGACGTTACCCAAGTTTCAAGTTCAAGACGGTCAAATCACCAGAGACGAAGGATTACTGCTTTACGAAGATATGGTTTTAGGGCGCTTGTTTGAGGACAAGTGCGCTGAGATGTACTATCGGGGCAAAATGTTTGGCTTTGTCCACCTCTACAACGGTCAAGAAGCCGTGTCTACAGGGGTGATTCGGGCAATGCGCCGGGATTATGATTACGTATGCAGCACCTATCGCGATCATGTCCATGCTTTGAGCGCAGGTGTTCCCCCACGGGAGGTGATGGCGGAGTTATTTGGCAAAGCCACCGGATGCTCTAAAGGACGCGGCGGTTCGATGCATCTCTTTTCAGAACCTCATCATCTTTTGGGCGGGTTTGCCTTTGTCGCTGAGGGGATTCCCGTGGCTACAGGAGCGGCATTTACGTCAAAATATCACCGTGACGGCTTGGGTGATCCGAATGCTGATCAGGTTACAGCTTGCTTTTTTGGCGATGGTGCCTGCAATAACGGTCAGTTTTTTGAGTGCTTGAACATGGCAGCCTTGTGGAAATTGCCGATTATTTATGTGGTGGAAAATAATAAATGGGCAATTGGCATGGCACACGAACGGGCAACCTCCCAGCCGGAAATCTATAAAAAAGCCAGTGTTTTTGGGATGCCGGGAATTGAAGTGGATGGGATGGATGTTCTGGCGGTACACTCCGTCGCCCAAGAAGCCGTCGCCCGGGCGCGGGCTGGTGAAGGTCCAACTTTGATTGAAGCCCTTACCTATCGCTTCCGAGGTCACTCCCTGGCTGATCCGGATGAACTTCGCACCTCAGAAGAGAAGGACTTTTGGATGACTCGCGATCCAATAAAAAAGTTAACCGCCTATCTGACTGAGCAAAATCTCGCCGACGAAGAAGAACTCAAGGCGATCGACAAACGTATTCAAGAGGTTCTCAATGACGCGGTACAGTTTGCTCAAACCAGTCCGGAACCTGACAAGAGTGAATTACATCGTTACATTTTTGCCGAAGATTGA
- a CDS encoding iron uptake porin, giving the protein MSTLFWKTVKASPVLLVASLFVATGASAAESNSHQTAANLSTAAINLDAEPTASISPTLDDAALTEPIPATETPKPTVTVSPAFQLADSTFPEPVPAAGDTSVNSNQEILQQIQRYGNEGSASLDQVTSVGQLRDVSPGDWAYEALRSLVERYGCIAGYPDGTYRGNRALTRYEFAAGLNACLQQIERLIGDGGEIPDLETLRRLIQEFEAELATLGARVDNLEGRVAFLEDNQFSTTTKLKGEVIFALADTFGDSTEAVGSDDETNLIFADRVRLNLETSFTGRDRLRTRLQARNISSFSGDLTGTNMTRLGFDGDNGNDVDIDELWYRFPLGEKISVQIDATGVEYQDTVIDPINPYFASSGSGAISRFGRFNPIYRAETGGPGITATFNVSDALSLSAGYVVDGGGSDPADGGGSDPSAKNGIFDGNYAALGQIAFTPTENISLAATYLHSFYNGGTVNVTGSTGSSFASNPFGNNDTATSVDAYGIQANALFGKFSVGGWIGYQDAEAESGANEGSDADIWNWAVNLALLDVGGEGNKLGFIFGMPPKTTDNDIAAREDNDTSYHLEAFYRYQLTDNIAITPGAFVIFNPEHDDDNDTQFVGTLRTVFSF; this is encoded by the coding sequence ATGTCAACTCTATTCTGGAAAACGGTAAAGGCAAGTCCTGTCCTGTTGGTTGCCTCTTTATTCGTCGCTACTGGTGCATCGGCGGCTGAGTCAAATTCCCATCAGACGGCTGCTAATCTGTCTACAGCCGCGATAAATTTGGACGCTGAACCGACAGCATCAATCAGTCCCACTTTAGATGATGCAGCACTGACTGAACCCATCCCAGCAACGGAGACGCCTAAACCCACCGTAACCGTTAGTCCCGCATTTCAACTGGCAGATAGTACCTTCCCTGAACCCGTTCCGGCGGCTGGAGATACCTCTGTTAACTCTAATCAAGAAATTTTGCAGCAAATCCAGCGCTATGGCAATGAAGGATCTGCCTCTCTTGACCAAGTAACCAGCGTGGGTCAGTTACGAGACGTTTCTCCGGGGGACTGGGCGTATGAAGCGCTGCGTAGTTTAGTTGAGCGCTACGGTTGTATTGCCGGGTATCCAGATGGTACTTATCGGGGCAATCGCGCCTTGACCCGTTATGAATTTGCCGCTGGTTTGAATGCCTGTTTACAGCAAATTGAGCGGTTAATTGGGGATGGCGGAGAAATTCCTGATTTAGAAACCCTACGGCGGTTAATTCAGGAGTTTGAGGCAGAATTGGCAACCCTAGGTGCGCGGGTAGATAACCTGGAAGGGCGCGTGGCGTTCTTGGAAGACAATCAGTTCTCAACAACAACCAAGTTGAAAGGGGAAGTCATCTTTGCCTTGGCTGACACCTTCGGTGATTCCACTGAAGCTGTTGGTAGCGATGATGAAACGAATCTAATTTTCGCTGACCGGGTGCGCTTGAACTTGGAGACGAGTTTTACCGGAAGAGATCGCTTGAGAACTCGTTTGCAAGCCCGCAATATTAGCTCATTTAGCGGGGATTTAACGGGTACTAACATGACCCGCTTAGGGTTTGATGGCGATAACGGTAACGATGTTGACATCGATGAGCTGTGGTATCGCTTCCCTCTCGGTGAAAAAATTTCCGTGCAAATAGACGCTACGGGAGTTGAGTATCAAGATACTGTTATCGATCCGATCAATCCTTACTTTGCTAGTAGTGGTAGTGGTGCTATCTCACGCTTTGGGCGTTTCAACCCCATCTATCGCGCTGAAACAGGAGGTCCTGGAATAACCGCAACCTTTAACGTCAGTGACGCCTTGTCACTCTCTGCTGGTTACGTTGTTGATGGGGGCGGCAGCGATCCTGCTGATGGGGGCGGCAGCGATCCTTCCGCCAAAAATGGTATATTTGACGGCAATTATGCAGCCCTAGGTCAAATTGCCTTTACACCTACTGAAAATATCTCATTAGCAGCCACCTATCTGCACTCCTTCTACAATGGTGGTACAGTTAACGTTACAGGAAGCACAGGAAGTAGCTTCGCATCTAATCCTTTTGGTAACAACGATACCGCGACTTCGGTTGATGCCTATGGAATCCAAGCCAACGCACTATTTGGCAAGTTTTCTGTTGGTGGTTGGATTGGATATCAAGACGCTGAAGCCGAATCGGGTGCTAACGAAGGATCTGATGCCGATATTTGGAACTGGGCTGTCAACTTAGCGCTTTTAGACGTTGGTGGTGAAGGTAATAAACTTGGTTTTATATTTGGGATGCCACCCAAAACCACAGACAACGATATAGCCGCTCGTGAAGATAACGACACGTCCTATCACCTAGAAGCCTTCTACCGCTATCAACTCACTGATAATATCGCCATCACTCCGGGTGCTTTTGTCATCTTCAATCCTGAGCATGATGATGACAATGATACCCAGTTTGTCGGTACGCTGCGAACAGTCTTTAGTTTCTAA
- a CDS encoding DUF2839 domain-containing protein encodes MGEAKRRKTALGDKYGQEARLFPWLPISKSQGEQFVKLTTKGAWIGIGLLVVWWLTVRFVGPTFGWWQIN; translated from the coding sequence ATGGGTGAAGCAAAACGTCGTAAAACTGCACTTGGAGACAAGTACGGTCAAGAGGCGAGACTCTTCCCCTGGCTCCCAATTAGTAAAAGTCAGGGTGAGCAGTTCGTCAAATTGACGACTAAGGGCGCTTGGATTGGCATCGGCTTACTCGTAGTCTGGTGGCTAACCGTGCGCTTTGTTGGACCGACATTCGGTTGGTGGCAAATCAATTAG
- a CDS encoding IMS domain-containing protein yields the protein MRIPLDYYRILGLPIQATPEQLQVAYRDRTLQLPRREYSEVAIASRKELLDEAYAVLSDPEQRSSYDASFLGKTYNPESSPSLPLESTATTESTATETIDPNNPSLDISKEQFVGALLILQELGEYELVLQLGQPYLHSRDSISLDKGHLGDPQLVRPDIFLTLALACLELGREQWQQGRYENAALSLETGQELLLSEGLFPTVRGEIQADLYKLRPYRILELLALPDEQIAERRKGLQLLQDMLQERQGIDGSGDDQSGLSIDDFLRFIQQLRGYLTAAQQQTLFEAEARRPSAVATYLAVYALIARGFAQRQPALIARAKQMLMRLGRRQDVHLEQAVCALLLGQTEEASHALELSHEYEPLAFIREQSQGAPDLLPGLCLYGERWLQNSVFPHFRDLAEQTASLKDYFADEQVQAYLEQLPESTRTANNEWSVTAQKKAYTTTGASTGRSNGHSRDREPAVVGSYSSRERDRAAQTASFAGGSDRTSVSGVSTLPASQRVASATSRVGEPTTQAINSSGDSPTNTAVKSAPPGRSTKVRSEAEASRVRPVSGVSTPSAEPGHLDQSPPGRLQRLPEHRKAAKNRRSILLVIAGVVGIGLIGWLLIAWIQKIQQSFSAPALEGEQPMVELAQPPIPIPEADSQLIAPGGPLTQDTAQQVIQTWLSTKSQVFGPDYQIDRLDQILVDPVLSVWRRRAQTNQQRNIYAQYNHQVKVTSVQTNPANPEQAKVEAAVKEEARFYQNGEINQALSYDDNLRVQYELVRQEGQWFIKGMAVR from the coding sequence GTGCGAATTCCGCTCGATTACTACCGAATATTAGGATTGCCGATCCAGGCAACACCAGAACAGCTTCAAGTCGCCTATCGCGATCGCACTCTCCAACTTCCGCGTCGGGAATATTCGGAAGTGGCGATCGCGTCTCGCAAGGAGTTGCTGGATGAGGCGTATGCGGTTCTTTCTGACCCGGAACAGCGCTCAAGTTATGATGCTAGTTTTCTGGGGAAAACCTACAACCCAGAATCTAGCCCTTCGTTACCGTTAGAATCAACGGCGACGACTGAATCAACAGCCACAGAGACGATTGATCCCAATAATCCCAGCCTAGATATCAGCAAGGAACAATTTGTGGGCGCTTTGCTGATTCTGCAAGAACTTGGGGAATATGAACTCGTCTTGCAGTTGGGACAGCCTTACTTACACAGTCGTGACAGCATCAGTTTGGATAAAGGTCACTTGGGTGACCCGCAACTGGTGCGACCTGATATTTTCCTGACCCTGGCACTGGCGTGTTTGGAACTGGGGCGGGAACAATGGCAGCAAGGACGTTACGAAAATGCCGCCTTGTCCCTAGAAACGGGTCAAGAATTACTCCTGAGTGAGGGTTTATTTCCTACGGTGCGGGGCGAAATTCAAGCGGATCTCTATAAGCTGCGTCCCTACCGGATTCTGGAATTATTAGCATTACCCGATGAACAGATTGCCGAACGGCGTAAGGGTTTACAACTGTTGCAAGATATGCTACAGGAGCGCCAAGGAATTGACGGCAGTGGGGATGACCAGTCGGGGCTGAGTATTGATGACTTTTTGCGGTTTATTCAGCAGCTACGAGGGTATCTAACAGCCGCTCAACAACAAACCTTGTTTGAGGCAGAAGCCCGCCGCCCTTCAGCCGTCGCTACCTATCTGGCGGTTTATGCTTTGATTGCTAGAGGATTTGCCCAGCGTCAACCGGCTTTAATTGCCCGGGCGAAACAAATGCTAATGCGGTTGGGGCGGCGTCAGGATGTGCATTTAGAACAAGCCGTCTGTGCGCTGCTGTTGGGTCAAACCGAAGAAGCCAGTCATGCGTTGGAACTGAGTCATGAATACGAACCGTTAGCCTTTATTCGGGAACAGTCTCAAGGCGCTCCGGATTTGTTACCGGGATTATGCCTGTATGGAGAACGCTGGCTGCAAAATTCCGTATTTCCCCATTTCCGCGACTTGGCAGAACAAACCGCCTCGTTGAAAGACTATTTTGCTGATGAGCAGGTACAAGCCTATTTAGAGCAGCTACCGGAATCGACGCGAACGGCTAATAATGAATGGTCAGTGACGGCTCAGAAAAAAGCTTACACGACAACAGGCGCATCCACAGGTCGGAGTAACGGTCATTCCCGCGATCGCGAACCAGCAGTTGTGGGTTCATATAGCAGCAGAGAGCGCGATCGGGCAGCTCAGACAGCGAGTTTCGCAGGGGGGAGCGATCGCACTTCGGTATCTGGTGTTTCAACGTTACCCGCCAGCCAACGGGTTGCTTCAGCAACGAGTCGGGTAGGAGAACCTACAACTCAAGCCATTAATTCTTCTGGGGATTCACCAACAAACACGGCGGTTAAATCAGCGCCACCAGGACGTTCCACTAAAGTCCGATCAGAAGCAGAAGCCAGTCGAGTTCGTCCGGTGTCTGGGGTATCCACTCCGTCTGCTGAACCCGGACATCTGGATCAGTCCCCTCCAGGACGCCTGCAACGACTACCGGAACACCGCAAGGCAGCTAAAAACCGACGCTCTATCTTGCTGGTTATTGCTGGAGTAGTGGGTATCGGATTAATCGGGTGGTTGTTAATTGCTTGGATACAAAAAATCCAACAAAGTTTCTCTGCGCCAGCCTTAGAAGGTGAACAGCCCATGGTGGAACTGGCTCAACCTCCGATTCCGATTCCCGAAGCCGATAGTCAGTTAATCGCACCCGGAGGTCCGCTGACTCAAGATACCGCCCAGCAAGTGATTCAAACCTGGCTTTCGACGAAATCGCAAGTGTTCGGACCCGATTATCAAATTGATCGATTGGATCAAATTCTAGTTGATCCAGTTTTGTCTGTTTGGCGGAGACGGGCGCAAACCAATCAGCAACGGAACATTTATGCCCAGTATAATCACCAGGTTAAAGTAACATCCGTGCAAACGAATCCGGCTAATCCTGAGCAAGCGAAGGTAGAAGCAGCGGTTAAAGAAGAAGCCCGTTTCTATCAAAATGGTGAAATTAATCAGGCGCTTTCATACGATGATAATTTGCGGGTTCAGTATGAGTTGGTGCGTCAGGAGGGTCAATGGTTTATTAAGGGTATGGCGGTTAGGTAA